From Deinococcus malanensis, the proteins below share one genomic window:
- the clpB gene encoding ATP-dependent chaperone ClpB: MNPERFTEASAQALGAAQQLAQAAGNQTLTPAHVLRTLTDNDTAARALTLAGANLNAVRAALDAEIAKLPRVQGGGENLYLDPALSRAFHKADTLAGQLGDSFVAADTLLLALRGEYRGQGLPAEPELNRAITEQRKGKTVTNKTSEQQFDALAKYGTDLTQRARDGKFDPVIGRDEEIRRAMQILLRRTKNNPVLIGEPGVGKTAIAEGLAIRIVQGDVPEGLRDKRIVSLEMGSLLAGAKFRGEFEERLKGVIDEVVQSAGEIILFVDEIHTIVGAGKTEGSPDAGNMLKPALARGELHLIGATTLDEYREIEKDPALERRFQPVFVDEPSVEDTISILRGIKEKYQTHHNVEITDPALVAAAQLSNRYISDRQLPDKAIDLIDESAARLRMALESSPERIDQLQRRKLQLEIEREALRKEKDQDSQNRLLDIEESLKFLGSELSDVRARWQSEQHDVHELKAKRDALDQVRTDIERARRDYDLQRAAELEYGQLPQLEKEVADLAQKLKGAEFAHTQVTEEDVASVVSRWTGVPVSKLMEGEREKLLRLEEALHGRVIGQDRAIVSVSDAIRRARAGLNDPNRPLGSFMFLGPTGVGKTELAKALAEFLFDSPDAMVRLDMSEYMEKHSVSRLIGAPPGYVGYEEGGQLTESVRRRPYAVILLDEIEKAHPDVFNVLLQVLDDGRLTDGQGRTVDFRNTLIILTSNIGSPLILEAQARGDSAESIRDQVMGALSQSFRPEFLNRVDDIIVFDALTAADLTRIVDIQTTGLRRRLAERRVTLHLSDMAKARLAEIGYDPAFGARPLKRAIAREIETPLAREILQGHVPDSSSLHVDYANGQFQFQTGVLN, encoded by the coding sequence TTGAATCCTGAACGCTTTACTGAAGCCAGTGCCCAGGCCCTTGGCGCCGCGCAGCAACTGGCCCAGGCCGCCGGCAACCAGACCCTGACGCCCGCCCACGTTCTGCGCACTCTGACCGACAACGACACGGCCGCCCGCGCCCTGACGCTGGCAGGGGCCAACCTGAACGCCGTGCGAGCAGCTCTCGACGCTGAAATAGCCAAGCTGCCGCGTGTGCAGGGAGGCGGCGAGAACCTTTACCTGGACCCGGCGCTGAGCCGCGCGTTCCACAAAGCCGACACCCTGGCCGGTCAGTTGGGCGATAGCTTTGTGGCGGCCGACACGCTGCTGCTGGCTCTGCGCGGCGAGTACCGGGGGCAGGGGCTGCCGGCCGAGCCTGAGCTGAACCGGGCCATTACCGAACAACGCAAGGGGAAAACCGTGACCAACAAGACTTCCGAACAACAATTCGATGCCCTCGCCAAATACGGCACCGACCTGACACAGCGCGCCCGGGACGGCAAATTCGATCCGGTGATTGGACGTGACGAGGAAATCCGCCGTGCGATGCAGATTTTGCTGCGCCGCACCAAGAACAACCCGGTGCTGATTGGCGAGCCCGGGGTGGGTAAGACCGCCATCGCAGAGGGTCTGGCCATCCGTATCGTGCAGGGCGACGTACCCGAAGGCCTCCGGGACAAGCGAATCGTCAGTCTGGAGATGGGAAGCCTGCTGGCCGGGGCCAAGTTCCGCGGTGAGTTCGAAGAACGCCTGAAAGGCGTGATCGACGAGGTCGTGCAGTCTGCCGGCGAAATCATCCTGTTCGTGGACGAGATTCACACCATCGTGGGCGCCGGCAAGACCGAGGGCAGCCCCGACGCCGGCAACATGCTCAAGCCGGCGCTGGCCCGCGGCGAACTGCACCTGATCGGCGCGACCACCCTGGACGAGTACCGCGAGATAGAGAAGGATCCTGCGCTGGAGCGGCGCTTCCAACCGGTGTTCGTGGACGAGCCCAGCGTGGAGGACACCATCTCGATCCTGCGCGGGATCAAGGAGAAGTATCAGACCCACCACAACGTGGAAATCACCGACCCCGCGCTGGTTGCCGCTGCCCAGCTGTCCAACCGCTACATCTCCGACCGCCAGCTGCCGGACAAGGCCATCGACCTGATCGACGAGTCGGCCGCGCGGCTGCGGATGGCCCTGGAAAGCAGCCCCGAGCGGATCGACCAGTTGCAGCGCCGCAAACTCCAGCTGGAGATCGAGCGCGAGGCTCTGCGCAAGGAAAAGGACCAGGACTCTCAAAATCGCCTGCTGGACATCGAGGAGAGCCTCAAGTTTCTGGGAAGTGAGCTGAGCGACGTCCGCGCCCGCTGGCAGAGCGAGCAGCATGACGTTCACGAGCTGAAAGCCAAGCGTGACGCCCTGGATCAGGTACGAACCGATATCGAAAGGGCGCGGCGTGACTATGACCTGCAACGGGCCGCCGAGCTGGAATACGGTCAGCTCCCCCAGTTGGAAAAAGAGGTGGCCGACCTGGCCCAGAAGCTCAAGGGTGCAGAATTCGCCCATACACAGGTGACTGAAGAAGACGTCGCATCGGTCGTCAGCCGCTGGACCGGGGTCCCGGTCAGCAAATTGATGGAAGGCGAGCGCGAGAAACTGCTGCGGCTCGAAGAGGCCCTGCATGGCCGTGTCATCGGCCAGGACCGCGCCATCGTCAGTGTCTCGGACGCTATCCGCCGGGCCCGCGCTGGCCTGAACGATCCGAACCGTCCGCTGGGCAGCTTTATGTTCCTGGGACCGACTGGCGTGGGCAAGACCGAGTTGGCCAAGGCACTGGCCGAGTTCCTGTTCGACAGCCCCGACGCCATGGTGCGCCTCGACATGAGCGAATACATGGAAAAACACTCGGTGTCCCGCCTGATCGGGGCCCCTCCCGGCTACGTGGGCTACGAGGAAGGTGGCCAGCTGACCGAGTCCGTGCGCCGGCGTCCGTACGCCGTGATCCTGCTGGACGAGATCGAAAAAGCACACCCTGACGTGTTCAATGTGCTGTTGCAGGTGCTGGACGACGGCCGCCTGACCGACGGCCAGGGACGTACGGTGGACTTCCGCAACACGCTGATTATCCTGACCAGCAACATCGGTTCGCCGCTGATTCTGGAAGCCCAAGCCCGTGGCGACAGTGCCGAGAGCATCCGTGATCAGGTGATGGGAGCGCTCAGCCAGAGCTTCCGCCCCGAGTTCCTGAACCGGGTCGACGACATCATTGTCTTCGATGCCCTGACAGCCGCCGACCTGACCCGTATCGTGGACATTCAGACCACGGGTCTGCGCCGGCGCCTGGCCGAGCGGCGCGTGACCTTGCACCTGAGTGATATGGCCAAGGCCCGCCTGGCCGAGATCGGCTACGATCCTGCTTTCGGTGCCCGGCCCCTGAAGCGCGCCATTGCCCGGGAGATCGAGACGCCACTGGCCCGGGAGATCCTGCAGGGTCACGTGCCGGACAGCAGCAGCCTGCATGTGGACTATGCCAACGGCCAGTTTCAGTTCCAGACCGGGGTGCTGAACTAA
- a CDS encoding WGxxGxxG family protein, translating to MTKLLKLLALSAVLALPVNAAADTATETTTETTTTTDETNSTATTDTTMADNQGATDAATDWGWLGLAGLLGLAGLAGRRHVETTTVRR from the coding sequence ATGACGAAATTGCTCAAACTGTTGGCCCTGTCCGCTGTGCTCGCCCTGCCCGTTAATGCGGCGGCTGATACTGCTACTGAAACAACGACAGAGACCACCACGACCACCGACGAAACCAACAGCACGGCCACCACGGACACCACCATGGCCGACAACCAGGGCGCCACTGACGCCGCCACTGACTGGGGCTGGCTGGGTCTCGCAGGCCTGCTGGGCCTGGCTGGCCTTGCCGGACGCCGTCACGTAGAAACCACCACCGTCCGTCGCTAA
- the radA gene encoding DNA repair protein RadA, which translates to MAKVRASYVCNSCGYQSAKPLGRCPNCQAWNSFEEEAPAVVSAKGRSGAYGGVVGGKVTALSTVGRREEPRTSSGIPELDRVLGGGLVAGGVTLIGGEPGIGKSTLLLQVADRVARESGPVLYVAGEESLEQIRLRADRLGVTADIQLTRDTRAEHVAALMAEHKPALCIVDSIQTVTVEGEGAPGGVAQVRDGTSMLTRAAKETGTATVLVGHVTKDGTVAGPKVMEHIVDTTVFLETVGAFRLLRSVKNRFGQAGELGVFEMRSEGLIAVDNPSAAFLAERPVGVPGSVVAATIDGQRPMLLEVQALASKTPYPNARRVVVGLDPRRVDVVLAVLERRLDLTLGGLDVYVNLAGGLKVPDPGLDLAVALAVYSAVVGRALPGNVAVFGEVGLAGEVRSTQAALRRAEEAGRAGYTRLVVPPGLDGHAGIRSVEEAVGAVWASVGTTR; encoded by the coding sequence GTGGCTAAAGTCCGCGCCAGTTACGTCTGCAACAGCTGTGGTTATCAATCGGCCAAGCCGCTGGGCCGCTGTCCCAATTGCCAGGCCTGGAATTCCTTCGAGGAGGAGGCTCCGGCCGTGGTCTCGGCAAAAGGGAGGAGCGGAGCGTACGGCGGGGTTGTCGGTGGAAAGGTGACCGCGCTCTCCACCGTTGGCCGCCGAGAGGAGCCGCGCACGTCCAGCGGCATCCCTGAACTCGACCGGGTGCTGGGCGGCGGACTGGTGGCAGGGGGCGTCACCCTGATCGGCGGTGAGCCGGGGATCGGCAAAAGCACCCTGCTGCTGCAGGTCGCCGACCGGGTTGCGCGGGAAAGTGGCCCCGTGCTGTATGTGGCCGGCGAGGAGTCGCTCGAGCAGATTCGTCTGCGGGCTGACCGCCTGGGCGTCACGGCTGACATTCAGCTCACCCGGGACACGCGTGCCGAGCACGTCGCAGCCCTGATGGCCGAGCATAAGCCTGCCCTGTGCATCGTGGACTCGATCCAGACGGTGACCGTGGAAGGGGAGGGCGCTCCAGGCGGCGTGGCACAGGTGCGCGACGGCACCTCCATGTTGACGCGCGCGGCCAAGGAAACCGGCACGGCGACCGTGCTGGTCGGCCACGTGACCAAGGACGGCACGGTGGCGGGTCCCAAGGTGATGGAACATATCGTGGACACCACGGTGTTCCTGGAAACCGTGGGCGCTTTTCGTTTGCTGCGCAGCGTCAAAAACCGCTTTGGGCAGGCCGGCGAACTCGGCGTGTTCGAGATGCGCTCAGAAGGGCTGATTGCTGTGGACAATCCCTCAGCTGCTTTTCTGGCCGAGCGTCCGGTGGGTGTGCCGGGCAGCGTGGTCGCAGCGACCATCGACGGCCAGCGTCCCATGCTGCTGGAAGTGCAGGCCCTGGCCTCCAAAACACCGTATCCCAACGCCCGGCGCGTGGTGGTCGGCCTGGACCCCCGACGGGTGGACGTGGTGCTGGCCGTGCTGGAACGTCGGCTGGATCTCACGCTGGGAGGGCTGGACGTGTATGTCAACCTGGCGGGGGGCCTGAAGGTACCAGACCCGGGCCTTGATCTTGCGGTGGCCCTCGCAGTGTACTCGGCTGTTGTGGGACGTGCCCTGCCCGGAAACGTAGCTGTCTTCGGGGAGGTCGGTCTTGCCGGCGAGGTCCGGTCCACTCAGGCTGCCCTGCGCCGGGCTGAGGAGGCTGGCCGGGCTGGCTATACCCGTCTGGTGGTGCCGCCGGGCCTGGATGGACATGCCGGTATCCGAAGCGTGGAAGAGGCCGTCGGCGCCGTATGGGCCTCGGTGGGCACCACTCGCTGA
- a CDS encoding DUF2087 domain-containing protein has product MTKSILDFQDEFGRITTWPSDRRRTHQLAILHHLKGLFETGVAYDQGQVEQILADHSTLEDPSILLNELLDGDYLVTADGVYWRADGRPGARG; this is encoded by the coding sequence ATGACCAAAAGTATCTTGGACTTTCAGGACGAATTCGGCCGGATCACCACCTGGCCCAGTGACCGCCGCCGAACGCATCAGCTGGCCATTCTTCACCATCTCAAGGGCCTGTTCGAGACAGGTGTGGCCTATGACCAGGGTCAGGTCGAACAGATTCTGGCAGACCACAGCACGCTGGAAGATCCCAGCATTCTGCTGAACGAACTGCTTGACGGCGACTATCTGGTGACTGCTGACGGCGTGTACTGGCGGGCTGACGGGCGCCCAGGTGCACGTGGCTAA
- a CDS encoding ATP-dependent Clp protease ATP-binding subunit — MTNRYDDRARLVFHYAREEGNRLGHAMVGPEHMLLGLMREGGTAATILGEFGASLDGLRRRVEDIIGRGEGSRLNDAPSITPRARRVMELASSEARSLGAQVTSTEHILLGIIREGDGVAFRILQELTKDVDTIRWRVLAQGEGSSAKPAKPVATPFLDEYGRDLTRWAREGKLDPVIGRSEEIRRVTQILTRRTKNNPVLIGDPGVGKTAIVEGLALAIHEKRTPPNLHGVRLVSLDLSGVVAGTKYRGEFEERLRQIIEELRNAKVVAFIDELHTLVGAGGAEGTLDAANILKPALSRGEIQVIGATTTGEYHRYIEKDAALERRFQPVIVLEPSPAETLQILRGLRPKYEEHHGVQIPDTALELSVRIGERSLPGRNFPDKAIDLIDEAASRVRLNMSVGLPVAENEQGEPYVTREDIESVINSMGGIYSEETAAQLSDLDLQLSEQVYGQPEAVKALSSALRRARVGLGGRTRVAASFLFVGPSGVGKTHLAKALARTLFGSERALIRVDMSEFQESHSISKLIGSPPGYVGFEQGGRLTEAVRRQPFSVILLDEIEKAHPDVYNTFLQVLDDGRLTDGLGRTVDFRRTIIIMTSNTGFNVNPTVGFSPVTPDNNAPLRHIFTPEFLDRLDDVIRFRSLGEEELVRVAQQLLGEMREELASREMRVTFDPAIAAWLVGKLKARSPKHAVGSSRQLRTLVREELEDPLAMELMGIDGQELRVVLGENGIQFEKGEEAAPRQILA, encoded by the coding sequence ATGACCAACCGATACGACGACCGCGCCCGACTGGTGTTCCACTACGCGCGTGAAGAAGGCAACCGCCTGGGCCACGCGATGGTCGGCCCCGAGCACATGCTGCTGGGTCTAATGCGCGAAGGCGGTACCGCCGCCACCATCCTGGGCGAATTCGGCGCCTCGCTCGACGGGCTGCGCCGCCGCGTAGAAGACATTATCGGCCGCGGCGAGGGCAGCCGGCTGAACGACGCCCCGAGCATCACCCCGCGCGCCCGCCGCGTTATGGAACTGGCCTCCAGCGAGGCCCGCAGCCTTGGCGCCCAGGTCACGTCCACCGAGCACATCCTGCTGGGCATTATCCGCGAGGGCGACGGCGTGGCCTTCCGCATCCTGCAGGAACTGACCAAGGACGTCGACACCATCCGCTGGCGGGTGCTGGCCCAGGGTGAAGGCTCCAGTGCCAAGCCCGCCAAGCCGGTGGCCACACCCTTTCTGGACGAGTATGGCCGTGACCTGACCCGCTGGGCGCGTGAGGGCAAGCTCGACCCGGTCATCGGGCGTAGCGAGGAAATCCGCCGCGTCACCCAGATCCTGACTCGCCGCACCAAGAACAACCCCGTGCTGATCGGGGACCCTGGTGTGGGCAAGACGGCCATCGTCGAGGGCCTGGCCCTGGCCATCCATGAGAAGCGCACACCGCCCAACCTGCATGGCGTCCGTCTGGTCAGCCTGGACCTCAGTGGCGTCGTGGCCGGCACCAAGTACCGCGGCGAGTTCGAGGAGCGCCTGCGCCAGATCATCGAGGAACTGCGCAACGCCAAGGTCGTCGCCTTCATCGACGAGCTGCATACCCTCGTCGGTGCGGGTGGAGCCGAAGGCACGCTGGACGCAGCCAACATCCTCAAGCCGGCGCTGAGCCGCGGCGAGATTCAGGTGATCGGCGCCACCACCACTGGCGAGTACCATCGCTACATTGAGAAGGACGCGGCCCTGGAACGCCGCTTCCAGCCGGTGATCGTGCTGGAACCCAGCCCGGCCGAGACCCTGCAGATCCTGCGCGGCTTGCGGCCCAAGTACGAGGAGCACCACGGCGTGCAGATTCCGGATACCGCCCTGGAACTCTCGGTGCGGATCGGCGAGCGCAGCCTGCCTGGACGCAACTTCCCCGACAAGGCCATCGATCTGATTGACGAGGCTGCCAGCCGCGTGCGCCTGAACATGAGCGTAGGTCTGCCGGTGGCCGAGAACGAACAGGGCGAACCCTACGTGACCCGCGAGGACATCGAGAGCGTCATCAACTCGATGGGCGGCATTTACAGCGAGGAAACGGCGGCGCAGCTCAGCGATCTGGACCTGCAGCTCTCCGAGCAGGTGTACGGTCAGCCTGAAGCGGTCAAGGCCCTCAGCTCGGCGCTGCGGCGCGCCCGCGTGGGCCTGGGTGGGCGCACCCGTGTGGCCGCGAGCTTCCTGTTCGTGGGGCCCAGTGGGGTCGGTAAAACCCACCTGGCCAAAGCACTGGCCCGTACCCTGTTCGGCTCGGAGCGCGCCCTGATCCGGGTGGACATGAGCGAATTTCAAGAAAGCCACTCCATCAGCAAGCTGATCGGGTCGCCTCCCGGCTATGTGGGCTTTGAGCAGGGGGGCCGCCTGACCGAGGCTGTGCGCCGCCAGCCCTTCAGCGTGATCCTGCTCGACGAGATCGAGAAGGCGCACCCAGATGTCTACAACACCTTCCTGCAGGTGCTGGACGACGGCCGCCTGACCGACGGCCTGGGCCGCACGGTGGACTTCCGCCGGACCATCATCATCATGACGAGTAACACCGGCTTCAACGTCAACCCCACGGTGGGCTTCAGCCCGGTGACGCCCGACAACAATGCCCCGCTGCGGCACATCTTCACTCCTGAGTTCCTGGACCGCCTGGACGACGTTATCCGCTTCCGGTCGCTGGGTGAAGAGGAACTGGTGCGGGTGGCCCAGCAGCTGCTCGGCGAGATGCGCGAGGAACTGGCCAGCCGCGAGATGCGCGTCACCTTCGATCCTGCAATTGCCGCCTGGCTGGTCGGGAAGCTCAAGGCGCGGAGCCCCAAGCATGCGGTCGGCAGTTCGAGGCAGCTGCGCACACTGGTCCGCGAGGAACTCGAAGATCCGCTGGCTATGGAGCTGATGGGCATTGACGGCCAGGAGCTGCGCGTGGTCCTGGGCGAGAACGGCATTCAGTTTGAGAAGGGCGAGGAGGCCGCGCCGCGGCAGATTCTGGCCTGA
- a CDS encoding carboxymuconolactone decarboxylase family protein, whose protein sequence is MTDQPVSNTEGSPQARAREVIFGRQHDRIIERLEALDPTLAAFTREFAYDTVYDLPGLDLKTKELIACALLVSLGSPPELRTHLRGALNAGATEAELRGALLLCVPYLGFPRVVGAFEVLRHHLEDGQQKE, encoded by the coding sequence ATGACCGATCAGCCAGTGTCCAATACCGAGGGTAGCCCTCAGGCCCGTGCCCGTGAGGTAATTTTCGGCCGGCAACATGACCGGATCATCGAGCGTCTGGAAGCGCTGGATCCCACGCTGGCCGCCTTTACCAGGGAGTTTGCGTATGACACCGTGTACGATCTGCCGGGACTGGACCTGAAGACAAAGGAACTGATTGCCTGCGCCTTACTGGTGTCGCTCGGCAGCCCGCCCGAATTGCGTACGCATCTGCGTGGAGCCCTGAATGCGGGGGCGACCGAAGCTGAACTCAGAGGCGCCCTGCTCCTCTGTGTGCCCTACCTGGGATTCCCCCGGGTGGTGGGTGCCTTTGAGGTCCTGCGGCACCACCTGGAGGACGGACAACAAAAAGAGTGA
- a CDS encoding electron transfer flavoprotein subunit beta/FixA family protein → MNILTLVRQVPDAEARVKINAQAVDLEGTTLVIDGMDEYGVEEALRLRESGVAVEQVIALAVGPKRVEDALRTALAMGVDRAIHVETSERLDPVALSRIVAQVAQAENIRMILVGGQEADWDSQALGAATAERLGWPQLTWTNELKVEGDTLTGRHDVDDGNESFRATLPAVVTTQQGLNEPRYPTLPNIMKAKKKELRKDDLSQYGAQPTVRYVNAEIQTRARRNHMIDGKDPQAAAAQLLELLRNEAKVLS, encoded by the coding sequence ATGAACATCCTGACCCTTGTAAGACAAGTTCCGGACGCGGAAGCCCGCGTGAAGATCAATGCTCAGGCAGTGGACCTGGAAGGCACCACCCTGGTGATCGACGGCATGGACGAATACGGTGTCGAAGAAGCCCTGCGCCTGCGCGAGAGCGGGGTCGCCGTGGAACAGGTCATCGCGCTGGCGGTCGGCCCCAAACGGGTCGAGGACGCGCTGCGCACGGCACTGGCCATGGGCGTGGACCGTGCCATTCACGTGGAAACCAGTGAGCGTCTGGATCCGGTGGCCCTGAGCCGCATCGTGGCCCAGGTCGCGCAGGCGGAGAATATCAGGATGATTCTGGTGGGCGGCCAGGAAGCTGACTGGGACTCGCAGGCGCTGGGTGCTGCCACCGCCGAACGCCTGGGCTGGCCACAACTCACCTGGACCAACGAGCTGAAGGTCGAAGGCGATACCCTGACAGGCCGGCACGATGTGGACGACGGTAACGAAAGCTTCCGCGCCACCCTTCCGGCAGTCGTCACCACCCAGCAGGGCCTCAACGAGCCGCGTTATCCCACGCTGCCCAACATCATGAAGGCCAAGAAAAAGGAGCTGCGCAAGGACGACCTCTCGCAGTACGGTGCCCAGCCCACCGTGCGGTATGTCAACGCCGAGATCCAGACCCGTGCCCGGCGCAACCACATGATCGACGGCAAGGACCCCCAGGCCGCTGCGGCACAGCTGCTGGAACTGCTGCGCAACGAAGCCAAGGTCCTGTCTTAA
- a CDS encoding electron transfer flavoprotein subunit alpha/FixB family protein, whose product MILIVAEHAGGKLGKSTLEMVTAARESGREGPITLLVLGSGVADVANAGAAYADQVLVADLPELAGYNAELWAAATAQIAQEGEASTVMIGGSRSGREYAPRVAVKLDAPYLEDAIRLTSNGTALQAQRYTYLARVTETVEAEGPVIVVTVKPGSFAPAQAAAAGEQYDVELTLPTPRVEVTGKSVEKSSRVALTEADVIVTGGRGVGSPENFASYVEGLADAIGAGVGATRAVVDAGWRPYAEQVGQTGKTVQPGAYIALGVSGAVQHLSGMGKSKHIIAINKDAEAPIFKVADYGIVGDVNQIVPALIEEARK is encoded by the coding sequence ATGATTCTTATTGTTGCTGAACACGCCGGGGGCAAACTCGGCAAGTCCACCCTGGAAATGGTCACCGCCGCACGCGAGAGTGGCCGCGAAGGACCTATCACGCTGCTGGTGCTGGGCAGTGGCGTGGCCGATGTGGCCAATGCCGGCGCCGCCTATGCCGATCAGGTGCTGGTCGCGGACCTGCCTGAGCTGGCAGGCTACAACGCCGAACTCTGGGCCGCTGCCACCGCACAGATCGCACAGGAAGGCGAAGCAAGCACGGTGATGATCGGCGGCAGCCGCTCGGGCCGTGAATACGCGCCCAGGGTCGCTGTCAAGCTCGACGCGCCGTACCTGGAAGACGCCATCCGGCTCACCAGCAATGGCACCGCCCTGCAGGCCCAGCGCTATACCTATCTGGCCCGCGTCACGGAAACCGTCGAGGCCGAGGGACCCGTGATCGTGGTGACGGTCAAGCCAGGCTCCTTTGCCCCCGCACAGGCGGCGGCAGCCGGCGAGCAGTACGACGTGGAACTTACCCTGCCCACCCCCCGCGTGGAGGTCACCGGTAAGAGCGTGGAAAAGTCCAGCCGCGTGGCCCTGACCGAGGCCGACGTGATCGTGACAGGTGGCCGCGGCGTGGGCAGTCCCGAGAATTTCGCCAGCTATGTCGAGGGTCTGGCAGACGCCATCGGCGCAGGCGTGGGCGCAACCCGCGCCGTGGTAGATGCCGGCTGGCGTCCCTACGCCGAGCAGGTGGGCCAGACCGGCAAGACCGTGCAGCCCGGCGCCTACATCGCCCTGGGTGTCAGCGGAGCGGTTCAGCACCTGTCCGGCATGGGCAAGAGCAAGCACATCATTGCCATCAACAAGGACGCTGAAGCCCCGATCTTCAAGGTTGCCGATTACGGCATTGTCGGTGACGTTAACCAGATCGTCCCAGCGCTGATCGAAGAAGCACGCAAGTAG
- a CDS encoding SDR family NAD(P)-dependent oxidoreductase: protein MTPQTPEAPPCVIVTGAARGIGRAIAELYAERGARVLSVDLTLPPPLRGQRRVRADISTSSGRERIGRSAREMGGVNVLVNNAAFQGAHGGVLEVSERGWARTLSVNLTAPLLLTRTLIDLMPLGSAVVNVASVQGLFAEQNNAAYNASKGGLVNLTRAMALDLASHGIRVNAVAPGAISTEGVLQAIQDSSDPGSTRQDYEDLHALRRLGTPREVAQVVYFLGSDESSFMTGAIVPVDGGMTASFMMAGRPV, encoded by the coding sequence ATGACGCCCCAGACCCCTGAAGCTCCCCCCTGCGTGATCGTGACTGGGGCAGCACGTGGCATCGGGCGGGCTATCGCGGAGTTGTACGCCGAGCGCGGTGCCCGGGTGCTGAGCGTGGACCTGACCCTGCCGCCGCCCCTGCGTGGCCAACGGCGGGTACGGGCAGATATCAGTACCTCCAGTGGCCGCGAACGCATCGGCCGCTCCGCACGGGAGATGGGAGGCGTGAACGTCCTGGTCAACAACGCGGCTTTTCAGGGAGCGCACGGAGGCGTACTGGAAGTGAGTGAGCGCGGCTGGGCCCGGACACTCAGCGTGAACCTGACCGCTCCACTCCTACTGACACGCACCCTGATTGACCTGATGCCCCTCGGAAGCGCGGTGGTCAACGTCGCCAGTGTGCAGGGCCTTTTTGCCGAACAGAACAACGCCGCATACAACGCCAGCAAGGGCGGCCTGGTCAACCTGACCCGTGCAATGGCCTTGGACCTCGCCTCTCATGGCATCCGGGTGAACGCCGTGGCACCTGGGGCCATCAGTACCGAGGGCGTCCTGCAGGCCATCCAGGACAGTTCTGATCCGGGCAGCACGCGTCAGGATTATGAGGATCTGCATGCCCTGCGGCGTCTGGGCACCCCCCGGGAAGTGGCGCAGGTGGTGTACTTCCTGGGCAGTGATGAGTCAAGCTTTATGACCGGCGCGATTGTTCCCGTGGACGGCGGCATGACCGCCAGCTTCATGATGGCAGGACGACCGGTCTGA
- a CDS encoding disulfide bond formation protein B: protein MLSSPDNRIYAAWVVALIATLGSLYLSNVLGFKPCVLCWYQRICMYPLALWLGIAALRGDTGIRLYALPLAATGWVIALIQNAEDWGWIPTLKACAPDPTTVACNIPWPLWGSGALAGLNSVITIPVLSMVAFTLIVALLSWRRERLL from the coding sequence GTGCTGTCTTCCCCTGACAATCGGATCTACGCCGCCTGGGTGGTGGCCCTGATCGCCACGCTGGGCAGCCTGTACCTCAGCAATGTTCTGGGCTTCAAGCCCTGCGTTCTGTGCTGGTACCAGCGTATCTGCATGTATCCGCTGGCCCTCTGGTTAGGCATTGCAGCGCTGCGTGGAGACACCGGGATCCGGCTGTATGCCTTGCCCCTGGCAGCGACTGGCTGGGTTATAGCCCTGATTCAGAATGCCGAGGACTGGGGCTGGATTCCGACCCTGAAGGCCTGTGCTCCGGATCCCACCACCGTGGCCTGCAATATCCCGTGGCCGCTGTGGGGCAGTGGCGCACTGGCAGGGCTGAACAGTGTTATTACCATTCCCGTGCTGAGCATGGTCGCCTTCACGCTGATCGTGGCTCTGCTGTCCTGGCGCCGCGAAAGACTGCTGTAA